GAGCTCTtactattaatatatttgattatttgtggcatgaattatatgagagtataaatttataaaatgttaaaattttataacaaaatatttttattttgaataaaaattaaattaactattaaacaGTATTGATATTATcatagttattattttattattattaaaataaaattttttgaaaattagtaatttttaataattttgttcatcttttgataaatataaatactaaattatttttaacagataaattttattaatttatatgttcAAACTCTAAAAATTTTGAGTGCAAATGGTAATGATTCATATGTGCAAAACTTTAATAAACATTGGTGTAAACTGTATGTTTATTGTGTACAAAATCTCTATAAATATGGGTACAAATTATTACTTACTAAGTGCTGACAAAAAATGATAATACTTGTTAGTCTATAGCATTGTTCTTATTTAAAATCTTCATAatagttttattaataaaatttacttttttttactttgtgaatCCACTAAAATTGACATCCATAAATCTTGAATTCATAATGTCATACCTTCTATAATTCACTTAAAAAACTAGTTGAAAATCAATCATACTagatttgattttataattaaaataaattgaatataaataaaataaaagatttctatatgtattataatttgtCCATAAATTTTCAAAAGATATTGCAGCTGGGTGGTGGAATCATTCTCGTTGCATTCTAAGCTCAAGGGTTCGAAAGTGGTGgccattttgaaaaatttttcaaaattcataagcCATGACACTTGGCAAGACATGGAGCATATGGAGTACGGTGGAATGCCGGTGCGCTGATGCGTCATAAGTTTCCCTTCAACTGCCACCTACGCGGTTCGGTCTGGTCCGGTTTTCACCGAATTTGACCGGTTTTCACCGGTTCATTCCGAATTTGATCGGTTCGTACCGGTTCTTTGCCTTGAACGGTCCTAAACTTGGACCGGACCGATATGAAGTCCGGTTCACCGATTTTccggtcgaaccggccggtccggtccggttttGACAACTATGGTAGAAAGAAGTCTAAACTTACATCATATATTAATGGGCATTGCCGCATTGGGTCCTCAGAAGTACTATTTAAATTAGGGGTGTCCATGGATCGGATCTGATCCGCATATCCGCGGTGTTTATCCGAATCCGATCCGAAAATTGCGGATATGGATCCGATCCGCAAGGCTTTCGGATCAGATTGGATCAGATCCGCACACTAATCGGATCGGATTGCGGATTTTGTGTTGGTATCCGCATAACCGATCCGCATAGCCGCGTAtccgcaaaaataaagaaataaataagtaaaatattctttttatattttatttcaactaataattatcatatatgttaaattattttaatttattattcaaaaaaagtNNNNNNNNNNNNNNNNNNNNNNNNNNNNNNNNNNNNNNNNNNNNNNNNNNNNNNNNNNNNNNNNNNNNNNNNNNNNNNNNNNNNNNNNNNNNNNNNNNNNNNNNNNNNNNNNNNNNNNNNNNNNNNNNNNNNNNNNNNNNNNNNNNNNNNNNNNNNNNNNNNNNNNNNNNNNNNNNNNNNNNNNNNNNNNNNNNNNNNNNNNNNNNNNNNNNNNNNNNNNNNNNNNNNNNNNNNNNNNNNNNNNNNNNNNNNNNNNNNNNNNNNNNNNNNNNNNNNNNNNNNNNNNNNNNNNNNNNNNNNNNNNNNNNNNNNNNNNNNNNNNNNNNNNNNNNNNNNNNNNNNNNNNNNNNNNNNNNNNNNNNNNNNNNNNNNNNNNNNNNNNNNNNNNNNNNNNNNNNNNNNNNNNNNNNNNNNNNNNNNNNNNNNNNNNNNNNNNNNNNNNNNNNNNNNNNNNNNNNNNNNNNNNNNNNNNNNNNNNNNNNNNNNNNNNNNNNNNNNNNNNNNNNNNNNNNNNNNNNNNNNNNNNNNNNNNNNNNNNNNNNNNNNNNNNNNNNNNNNNNNNNNNNNNNNNNNNNNNNNNNNNNNNNNNNNNNNNNNNNNNNNNNNNNNNNNNNNNNNNNNNNNNNNNNNNNNNNNNNNNNNNNNNNNNNNNNNNNNNNNNNNNNNNNNNNNNNNNNNNNNNNNNNNNNNNNNNNNNNNNNNNNNNNNNNNNNNNNNNNNNNNNNNNNNNNNNNNNNNNNNNNNNNNNNNNNNNNNNNNNNNNNNNNNNNNNNNNNNNNNNNNNNNNNNNNNNNNNNNNNNNNNNNNNNNNNNNNNNNNNNNNNNNNNNNNNNNNNNNNNNNNNNNNNNNNNNNNNNNNNNNNNNNNNNNNNNNNNNNNNNNNNNNNNNNNNNNNNNNNNNNNNNNNNNNNNNNNNNNNNNNNNNNNNNNNNNNNNNNNNNNNNNNNNNNNNNNNNNNNNNNNNNNNNNNNNNNNNNNNNNNNNNNNNNNNNNNNNNNNNNNNNNNNNNNNNNNNNNNNNNNNNNNNNNNNNNNNNNNNNNNNNNNNNNNNNNNNNNNNNNNNNNNNNNNNNNNNNNNNNNNNNNNNNNNNNNNNNNNNNNNNNNNNNNNNNNNNNNNNNNNNNNNNNNNNNNNNNNNNNNNNNNNNNNNNNNNNNNNNNNNNNNNNNNNNNNNNNNNNNNNNNNNNNNNNNNNNNNNNNNNNNNNNNNNNNNNNNNNNNNNNNNNNNNNNNNNNNNNNNNNNNNNNNNNNNNNNNNNNNNNNNNNNNNNNNNNNNNNNNNNNNNNNNNNNNNNNNNNNNNNNNNNNNNNNNNNNNNNNNNNNNNNNNNNNNNNNNNNNNNNNNNNNNNNNNNNNNNNNNNNNNNNNNNNNNNNNNNNNNNNNNNNNNNNNNNNNNNNNNNNNNNNNNNNNNNNNNNNNNNNNNNNNNNNNNNNNNNNNNNNNNNNNNNNNNNNNNNNNNNNNNNNNNNNNNNNNNNNNNNNNNNNNNNNNNNNNNNNNNNNNNNNNNNNNNNNNNNNNNNNNNNNNNNNNNNNNNNNNNNNNNNNNNNNNNNNNNNNNNNNNNNNNNNNNNNNNNNNNNNNNNNNNNNNNNNNNNNNNNNNNNNNNNNNNNNNNNNNNNNNNNNNNNNNNNNNNNNNNNNNNNNNNNNNNNNNNNNNNNNNNNNNNNNNNNNNNNNNNNNNNNNNNNNNNNNNNNNNNNNNNNNNNNNNNNNNNNNNNNNNNNNNNNNNNNNNNNNNNNNNNNNNNNNNNNNNNNNNNNNNNNNNNNNNNNNNNNNNNNNNNNNNNNNNNNNNNNNNNNNNNNNNNNNNNNNNNNNNNNNNNNNNNNNNNNNNNNNNNNNNNNNNNNNNNNNNNNNNNNNNNNNNNNNNNNNNNNNNNNNNNNNNNNNNNNNNNNNNNNNNNNNNNNNNNNNNNNNNNNNNNNNNNNNNNNNNNNNNNNNNNNNNNNNNNNNNNNNNNNNNNNNNNNNNNNNNNNNNNNNNNNNNNNNNNNNNNNNNNNNNNNNNNNNNNNNNNNNNNNNNNNNNNNNNNNNNNNNNNNNNNNNNNNNNNNNNNNNNNNNNNNNNNNNNNNNNNNNNNNNNNNNNNNNNNNNNNNNNNNNNNNNNNNNNNNNNNNNNNNNNNNNNNNNNNNNNNNNNNNNNNNNNNNNNNNNNNNNNNNNNNNNNNNNNNNNNNNNNNNNNNNNNNNNNNNNNNNNNNNNNNNNNNNNNNNNNNNNNNNNNNNNNNNNNNNNNNNNNNNNNNNNNNNNNNNNNNNNNNNNNNNNNNNNNNataatattaaaaattatgtaaaaaaattatataatataagatgtattacaaaaatatactgATAGAGATTATATTTTAAGGTGCAAAACATATGTGTGTACTTTTTAGATTTTACTAACGAAGTGATTGATTCTTCGcatcataaaattcattgaTAATAGAATCTGtgtcaaaattttcaataattttcttttcaatataattaaaagacaattagcaagAAATTCATCTTTCATTTTGTTTCTGAGTTATTCTTTACAATATTCATAGCTGAAAAAGATCTCTCATTTATAATAGTTGAAACAGAGAgaattaataccaaatgaatTAAGAAAGACActcacaagaagaaaaaaaaatcactttataggatttaaaattttttatttaattaaaaaatattaacaataatatcttttcagatttttttaatattgttacttactttttaaatattagaaatcattaatatttaagttagactagacttttatttatattagactaaatattaaataaattttttaaaaaattaaatgatacttaataacttattactattaattttttaaaataaaactggGGTCAAGGCCTCCACTCACCTCCTGTATTCGTCCTTGCttctattataaattataaactaataaaaagtataatatttaattacaaaaattttaataaatagaaataaaaataatttttagtgtattttgtttCTGAATTTTTACAGATATATTACATTataatatagtatttttttcttcgaataaatttttgtactttttaaatctgtaataatttttatgaacaacaattttttttaagtatcttcttttttaattatggAAAATTTATAATGCTAAAATAAAAacatcaaaaaaaattattacaccATAAAATACGAAAAATAAACTACTAGAAAATTATTGAAATCTAAGTCTAagactaaaaatagaaaacaagaaaagaaaataaaaatagaaacataaataaaaaaagtaaaaaaagaaaaatgaaaaggaagGAAAGTAAAAGGAAAATAATAGAGAAATGATAGatcaaaagagagaaaagaaataagagaaagagagagaggaaaaaaagagaaaagaaagaagaaacaacGGTAAGAGACACAAAAAGAAGGGAATGATAACgtaaagaaaaatggaaagcTATTGCGGCCATAATTGAAGTAGCACGATCTTCTTCCACTATCATTATGTATGTTTCTTGAGAGAAATATAGTTTTGTAAGAGAGAAGCTGTTAATGTTGGTTGTCTTATAAATAATCAACCGCAGCAACTTTAGTAGAAGAGAATTTCgcattttagaaaaaaaatttaaagagaaaagTGTGAAGAGATTTGAGTTGGGAAAAaagtctttaaattttttttccataaatatgttagaataaaaagataaaaataaacaaaaaatttatatagaatgaataaaaatattctaaaagaataaaaataattagatatattttaaaaagttatttttacaAATCAAAATTACTCTTCCAATTAGATTAGACaaagacaaattaaaaaataatctttttcaaattgttatatatgaatttagcatCTTTCAAATAAAGTTTTGGGGCATTTGACAAGGTGGAGTTGACTATGGCATTGGAGACtggtatttaaaatttaactagTTTTAAGACCCGTGCCAAGCACGAGAATATTGCATCAGCCACCTTGAATATTACAATAATAGCTGAATGACAGAAAATAAGTTGACACAAACTTCTCTGTACACAACATTAAGAGTATGGATTGATGTGGTTCCATTGGAATCAATAATCAAGATTTTGAGACCAGACATACTATTGACTCGAGAAAGTGCAACATAAAGCTGACCATGTGTGAAAACTGGCTTTGGGAGTGTTTGTCCTTGGGACTTGTTTATTGTCATTGCAAAGCAAAGCATAATTGGAAACTACCTTCGGCTAAACCTGATAGGTAAGGTTTCATTGTTGGAGATCATGCTCATCCTTGGAATTAAAACAACCTGACCAATGTTTCGTCCTGCTAAGATGACGTACTCAATAACATGATCACCAAGTCGCCTAACTTGCATTTGTGTGTCGTTGCACAATCCATTAGATTGGTCAATATTGCGAAGAAGCATGAAATGCACACCAATCTTAAGGTCTAACTTGTGTTGTGGAATACCAGAATAATTCAATGCATTCAAATACTCTGTGCTCATTGTGTACAATTCATATTCAAAGTGATCGTCTTGATTTAGCAGTGTATCAGAACTCAAATAAACCTTTTCGTTGCCAGGAAGCAAAGACATAACATGATTGTTAACTTCGGTCACCACATCAAGTGTTGGTGCCAATATACTCTTGTCCTTAAAGTAGTCGACGCTGGAAATATGAAGTAAGATATCTGGATAAATGAACAACACCAAATCGTGAAGAGATGTGGactcaaaattaaataacaacTTCTCTGGTATCCTAATCACCGACTCACCATCGGAGCTGTCTCCAAATAACCCGTCACCTAAATTAAGGATCCAGTAAGCAAATTTCTTTAACTCAACATCGCGCATATCCTGTGAGCAGTCATGCAACTTCATGTTTTTGGTCAATCTCAACACCTGGCAAGAGTGCCACAAATACGACGAATTAATACACGCGTGAACAATATCCTCATGAGAACCACGAGGAATCATAGGCAATATCTGACGGAAATCACCTCCAAGAACTACAACTTTTCCACCAAATGGAGCATCAGGTTTAAACCCATTGCTAAAATGAAGAATATCCTTGAGGCACTTGTCGAGTGCTTCGTAGCAATATTTGTTTAGCATAGGTGCTTCGTcccatataattaattttgcaGCTGAAATAAGACATGCCAACGATGtgtcttattttatattacagATGGAATCTTGGTTTACATTAAGCGGAACCTTAAACCGTGAATGAGCAGTTCTGCCATTTGGTAACAATAACGATGCAATGCTGTTGGATGCAACGTTGAGTACAATTTGACCTTTCGACCTTATGGAAGTAGAAAGCGCATTCCATAGAAAAGTCTTCCGAGTTCTACCTATccataaacaaaaaaatccaCCCATGGTACCACTAACTGCGCTGGATACTGTGTCGTATGCAACACGCTGTTGACAATTCAAGCAGGAAACCAGATCGGTTGAAATGGTTgccaatttaattttattgaaattgaGCTCATCAAAGAAGACTGTGTCATAAGGTTCAATAGAATCCAATGAATCCGAAAACGGCATGTCAACAAATTCTTTTAAGGTCCTACCATTTGTTTGCAACAACTGTTCAACTTTGGCGAGCGTGGGGGATTTCAGCTCGTGAACAGAGATATCGAGACCTAAAGCCACATATCAAAAAGTTAGCgcgacaaaatttttttattgtgataAAAGTTAATTCTTAAGAAATATAACTAAATTTGGTTAAAGCAAAGATGATATATAATGATAAAGTGTTTATTTATCATAACTTAAAGACAAATgtaaaaagaaattcaaaaagaacCTAGAATTTGCCTGTAGTCAGAAATCACGTTTTTTGCACAATGTTGCCAACAATGCTCCCAAACAACTTGGGGGCGAGCAATATTATTCAATATTAAAAGCATTGCAAACAATCTCCTTATATAAGAAGGTGACACCCAAGAGCTAGCTTCGTTAATAGCATCAATAAATTCCTTGTCATCTTGCAATAACCCGAGAGCATAACAGGCTTCTTTGTATGTGTCGTATACAACACCTTTGACTGATTGAATATATGCAAAAGATTGGCAccctttttgataattcaacaACAGACGAAGATAATACGCCTCTCCATGTGACTGAGGAATATGGGTAAGACGATCGATGACATGATCTTGCTTCCGAAGCTTTCATATATGTCCCTGCTTATCCCAAACAAAATATGTTGGCATCTCCGCGAAAGTGAGGTTCCAGGCAGTATCAAATTCCTTGTTAGTCCTCATCCATCCAATAAACATACTATCTTTTGAAGCGGCACTGTCTATAACATTTTCAATAAGCTGATGATCTTGGTATAGAACATGCTGTTCATTTGGCAAATGGAATGGAAGGCGAATGATGCTAGGCTCTTTGAATTGAATCTCAAAACCAACAGCCTCCAAGAAGCCTCACACGCGGAGATATAATGACGATCATAGTAATTTTGGATTTCATCCACAGAAAAAGCTAAATCATCTGCATCATGGGATCAAAAAAATGAAGT
This sequence is a window from Arachis duranensis cultivar V14167 chromosome 2, aradu.V14167.gnm2.J7QH, whole genome shotgun sequence. Protein-coding genes within it:
- the LOC107473845 gene encoding uncharacterized protein LOC107473845, with the translated sequence MRSEERLSKTGPNNTMMFGLCCMSGKVTLPLLPVPPPLLMLLHANQQSLIDKKIVTDLRDMLDSHNSLAKMFRYAAKRFAQDSTTPLRLRLIKKRDTDGRRYNLPSTSEVASLIIGDFDEENLARDRLKDCSIIGTTITSFAPINLQGLHECLIQGETQVAKTGKRVILPSSFVGGPRYMYNNCKDAFAICKYASYPSYFITITCNLEWNDVKDCVANYSIKPSDRPDFICTVFKIKLDELLKDLKNRSIFRKPKAIVYTVEFQKRGLPHCHILLFIQPNQKPQSSNDIEQHISAEIPDEHVQPKLHKLVQKFMVHRPCGVLNTSNPCMVNGKCSKFYPIAFREKTFIDSAGFPKYKRPDNGCFIRKKNVDLDNRFIVPYNATLLLKYGCHINVEYTCQTSAIKYLFKYVHKGFLEAVGFEIQFKEPSIIRLPFHLPNEQHVLYQDHQLIENVIDSAASKDIKGVVYDTYKEACYALGLLQDDKEFIDAINEASSWVSPSYIRRLFAMLLILNNIARPQVVWEHCWQHCAKNVISDYRQILGLDISVHELKSPTLAKVEQLLQTNGRTLKEFVDMPFSDSLDSIEPYDTVFFDELNFNKIKLATISTDLVSCLNCQQRVAYDTVSSAVSGTMGGFFCLWIGRTRKTFLWNALSTSIRSKGQIVLNVASNSIASLLLPNGRTAHSRFKVPLNVNQDSISAKLIIWDEAPMLNKYCYEALDKCLKDILHFSNGFKPDAPFGGKVVVLGGDFRQILPMIPRGSHEDIVHACINSSYLWHSCQVLRLTKNMKLHDCSQDMRDVELKKFAYWILNLGDGLFGDSSDGESVIRIPEKLLFNFESTSLHDLVLFIYPDILLHISSVDYFKDKSILAPTLDVVTEVNNHVMSLLPGNEKVYLSSDTLLNQDDHFEYELYTMSTEYLNALNYSGIPQHKLDLKIGVHFMLLRNIDQSNGLCNDTQMQVRRLGDHVIEYVILAGRNIGQVVLIPRMSMISNNETLPIRFSRR